The following DNA comes from Mesoplodon densirostris isolate mMesDen1 chromosome 9, mMesDen1 primary haplotype, whole genome shotgun sequence.
ATCATCCCGGTTAGTCCGAGGTTACACGGGTCCTTTTAAAGTGGAGACTTTAAAGTACCATGAAGTCAGCAAAGCACACAAGCTCTGTGTCAACACCCTGGAAGTCAAGGAAGACACCCCGCAGGCCGCCCTCGTCCCCGAGATCTCCAGTGACCTGATGGCCGACATGGAGCACTTTTTCAATGCCGCCTATTCCATCGCGTACCACTCGAGGCCCCTGAACGACTTTGAGAAGATCCTGCAACTCCTCCAAAGCACTGGGACCATGATTTTGGGCAAGTACCGAAATCGCACTGCCTGCACTCAGTTCATCAAATACATCTCCGAGACTCTGAAGAAGGAGATCCTTGAGGACGTCCGGAACTCCCCGTGTGTGAGCGTGTTGCTGGACAGCGCCATAGACACCTCTGACCAGTCCTGTGTGGGTATTTACATCCGCTACTTTAAGGGAATGGAGGTGAAGGAGTCCTACATCACTCTGGCCCCACTCTACAGCGAGACGGTGGATGGATACTTTGAGACCATCATCTCTGCCCTGGACGAACTGGACATCCCCTTCCGGAAGCCTGGCTGGGTGGTGGGCCTGGGAACCGACGGCTCAACCATGCTGAGCTGCAGAGGAGGTCTGGTGGAGAAGCTGCAGGAGATCATCCCCCAGCTGCTGCCGGTGCATTGTGTGGCCCACCGGCTGCACCTGGCCGTGGTTGACGCCTGTGGAGGCATCGACCTGGTCAAGAAGTGTGACCGGCACATCCGAACTGTCTTCAAGTTCTATCAGTCCTCGAACAAAAGGCTGAATGAGCTGCAGGAAGGCGCGGCCCCCCTGGAGCAGGAAATCATCCGCCTGAAGGACCTGAACGCTGTCAGGTGGGTGGCCAGCAAGAGGCGCACGCTGCACGCGCTCATCGTGAGCTGGCCCGCCCTGGCCAGGCACCTCCAGAGCGTGGCGGAAGCAGGTGGCCAGGTCGGGCACAGGGCCAGAGGCATGCTGAAGCTGATGAAGGGCTTCCATTTCGTCAAGTTCTGCCACTTCCTCTTGGACTTCCTGAGCGTCTACAGGCCTTTGTCCGAAGTGTGCCAGAAGGAGATCGTGCTGATTACGGAGGTGAACTCCACGCTGGGACGGGCCTACGTAGCACTGGAGACCCTCCGTCACCAGGCAGGACCCAAAGAGGAAGAGTTCAATGCCGGCTTCAGGGATGGGCGGCTCCACGGCATCTTCTTGGACAGAATGGAGATGGCAGAGCAGCGGTTCCAGGCGGACAGGGAGAGGATGATCCTGACTGGGACTCAATACCTCCAGCAGAGGTTTGACGTGGACCGCCCCCCGCAGCTCAAGAACATGGAGGTGTTTGACGCCGTGGCCTGGCCAAGTGGGGTGGAACTGGCCGGCTTTGGGAATGATGATATTCTTGCCCTGGCCAGATATTTTGAACTCTCACTGCCCCCAGGATACAGCGAGGAAGCACTGCtggaggagtggctgggcctgaaAGCCATCGCCAAGAACCTGCCATTCTCCATGCTGTGCAGGAACGCCCTGGCCCAGGGCTGCCGCTTCCCCTTGCTCAGCAGGCTCGTGGCAGTGGTGGTCTGTGTGCCCGTCTCCACCTCCTGCTGTGAGCGCGGATTCAGTGCCATGAACCGGATCAGGACCGATGAGAGGACCAAGCTCTCCAACGAGGTGATCAACATGCTCATGATGACAGC
Coding sequences within:
- the ZNF862 gene encoding zinc finger protein 862 isoform X2; translated protein: MEPRESGKAPVTFDDITVYLLQEEWMLLSQQQKELCGSGKLVAPLGKSKMGFIEEMDMQSPAREAGLYLPPQKKACPSHFSSEVGSIQGDCTGRSRKPLRPRSIQKSWFAQFPWLVVNEERTALFCSACREYPSVRDKRSRLIEGYTGPFKVETLKYHAKSKAHVLCVKALAARDPSWAARFRSIRDVSREVLASPGHLFTADYPIFYPPGPLGVYDNMAQLLPSSRAALEAPGGSGAMPALYLDGIPDFRQKEIADDIRSSPDVTILCHDSAEPRGQDPSEEGLFEEVPVVFEDVAVYFTREEWGTLDKQQKELYRDVMRMNYELSASLGPAAAKPDLISKLERRAAPWIKDPDGPKWGKGRPPGKKTTVAVREAHTQASAVESALLPAPAMETCTSSCNPRLCEVEADGRRKIKRTYRPRSIQRSWFGQFPWLVIDPKETKLFCSACKERPSLHDRSSRLVRGYTGPFKVETLKYHEVSKAHKLCVNTLEVKEDTPQAALVPEISSDLMADMEHFFNAAYSIAYHSRPLNDFEKILQLLQSTGTMILGKYRNRTACTQFIKYISETLKKEILEDVRNSPCVSVLLDSAIDTSDQSCVGIYIRYFKGMEVKESYITLAPLYSETVDGYFETIISALDELDIPFRKPGWVVGLGTDGSTMLSCRGGLVEKLQEIIPQLLPVHCVAHRLHLAVVDACGGIDLVKKCDRHIRTVFKFYQSSNKRLNELQEGAAPLEQEIIRLKDLNAVRWVASKRRTLHALIVSWPALARHLQSVAEAGGQVGHRARGMLKLMKGFHFVKFCHFLLDFLSVYRPLSEVCQKEIVLITEVNSTLGRAYVALETLRHQAGPKEEEFNAGFRDGRLHGIFLDRMEMAEQRFQADRERMILTGTQYLQQRFDVDRPPQLKNMEVFDAVAWPSGVELAGFGNDDILALARYFELSLPPGYSEEALLEEWLGLKAIAKNLPFSMLCRNALAQGCRFPLLSRLVAVVVCVPVSTSCCERGFSAMNRIRTDERTKLSNEVINMLMMTAVNGVAVTEYNPQPAIQHWYLTSSGRRFSHVYTCAQVPPRSHTRAGLRKEKMGALRVEEAVTQKPPIPSYREPVEVLTDCILEPRHGLLCPHPSQEALGCPDKALL
- the ZNF862 gene encoding zinc finger protein 862 isoform X6, whose translation is MCLERQKEIADDIRSSPDVTILCHDSAEPRGQDPSEEGLFEEVPVVFEDVAVYFTREEWGTLDKQQKELYRDVMRMNYELSASLGPAAAKPDLISKLERRAAPWIKDPDGPKWGKGRPPGKKTTVAVREAHTQASAVESALLPAPAMETCTSSCNPRLCEVEADGRRKIKRTYRPRSIQRSWFGQFPWLVIDPKETKLFCSACKERPSLHDRSSRLVRGYTGPFKVETLKYHEVSKAHKLCVNTLEVKEDTPQAALVPEISSDLMADMEHFFNAAYSIAYHSRPLNDFEKILQLLQSTGTMILGKYRNRTACTQFIKYISETLKKEILEDVRNSPCVSVLLDSAIDTSDQSCVGIYIRYFKGMEVKESYITLAPLYSETVDGYFETIISALDELDIPFRKPGWVVGLGTDGSTMLSCRGGLVEKLQEIIPQLLPVHCVAHRLHLAVVDACGGIDLVKKCDRHIRTVFKFYQSSNKRLNELQEGAAPLEQEIIRLKDLNAVRWVASKRRTLHALIVSWPALARHLQSVAEAGGQVGHRARGMLKLMKGFHFVKFCHFLLDFLSVYRPLSEVCQKEIVLITEVNSTLGRAYVALETLRHQAGPKEEEFNAGFRDGRLHGIFLDRMEMAEQRFQADRERMILTGTQYLQQRFDVDRPPQLKNMEVFDAVAWPSGVELAGFGNDDILALARYFELSLPPGYSEEALLEEWLGLKAIAKNLPFSMLCRNALAQGCRFPLLSRLVAVVVCVPVSTSCCERGFSAMNRIRTDERTKLSNEVINMLMMTAVNGVAVTEYNPQPAIQHWYLTSSGRRFSHVYTCAQVPPRSHTRAGLRKEKMGALRVEEAVTQKPPIPSYREPVEVLTDCILEPRHGLLCPHPSQEALGCPDKALL
- the ZNF862 gene encoding zinc finger protein 862 isoform X4 is translated as MEPRESGKAPVTFDDITVYLLQEEWMLLSQQQKELCGSGKLVAPLGMDSCSLPHCLNLGKSKMGFIEEMDMQSPAREAGLYLPPQKKACPSHFSSEVGSIQGDCTGRSRKPLRPRSIQKSWFAQFPWLVVNEERTALFCSACREYPSVRDKRSRLIEGYTGPFKVETLKYHAKSKAHVLCVKALAARDPSWAARFRSIRDVSREVLASPGHLFTADYPIFYPPGPLGVYDNMAQLLPSSRAALEAPGGSGAMPALYLDGIPDFRQKEIADDIRSSPDVTILCHDSAEPRGQDPSEEGLFEEVPVVFEDVAVYFTREEWGTLDKQQKELYRDVMRMNYELSASLGPAAAKPDLISKLERRAAPWIKDPDGPKWGKGRPPGKKTTVAVREAHTQASAVESALLPAPAMETCTSSCNPRLCEVEADGRRKIKRTYRPRSIQRSWFGQFPWLVIDPKETKLFCSACKERPSLHDRSSRLVRGYTGPFKVETLKYHEVSKAHKLCVNTLEVKEDTPQAALVPEISSDLMADMEHFFNAAYSIAYHSRPLNDFEKILQLLQSTGTMILGKYRNRTACTQFIKYISETLKKEILEDVRNSPCVSVLLDSAIDTSDQSCVGIYIRYFKGMEVKESYITLAPLYSETVDGYFETIISALDELDIPFRKPGWVVGLGTDGSTMLSCRGGLVEKLQEIIPQLLPVHCVAHRLHLAVVDACGGIDLVKKCDRHIRTVFKFYQSSNKRLNELQEGAAPLEQEIIRLKDLNAVRWVASKRRTLHALIVSWPALARHLQSVAEAGGQVGHRARGMLKLMKGFHFVKFCHFLLDFLSVYRPLSEVCQKEIVLITEVNSTLGRAYVALETLRHQAGPKEEEFNAGFRDGRLHGIFLDRMEMAEQRFQADRERMILTGTQYLQQRFDVDRPPQLKNMEVFDAVAWPSGVELAGFGNDDILALARYFELSLPPGYSEEALLEEWLGLKAIAKNLPFSMLCRNALAQGCRFPLLSRLVAVVVCVPVSTSCCERGFSAMNRIRTDERTKLSNEVINMLMMTAVNGVAVTEYNPQPAIQHWYLTSSGRRFSHVYTCAQVPPRSHTRRRRWERSAWRRP
- the ZNF862 gene encoding zinc finger protein 862 isoform X5, with product MGFIEEMDMQSPAREAGLYLPPQKKACPSHFSSEVGSIQGDCTGRSRKPLRPRSIQKSWFAQFPWLVVNEERTALFCSACREYPSVRDKRSRLIEGYTGPFKVETLKYHAKSKAHVLCVKALAARDPSWAARFRSIRDVSREVLASPGHLFTADYPIFYPPGPLGVYDNMAQLLPSSRAALEAPGGSGAMPALYLDGIPDFRQKEIADDIRSSPDVTILCHDSAEPRGQDPSEEGLFEEVPVVFEDVAVYFTREEWGTLDKQQKELYRDVMRMNYELSASLGPAAAKPDLISKLERRAAPWIKDPDGPKWGKGRPPGKKTTVAVREAHTQASAVESALLPAPAMETCTSSCNPRLCEVEADGRRKIKRTYRPRSIQRSWFGQFPWLVIDPKETKLFCSACKERPSLHDRSSRLVRGYTGPFKVETLKYHEVSKAHKLCVNTLEVKEDTPQAALVPEISSDLMADMEHFFNAAYSIAYHSRPLNDFEKILQLLQSTGTMILGKYRNRTACTQFIKYISETLKKEILEDVRNSPCVSVLLDSAIDTSDQSCVGIYIRYFKGMEVKESYITLAPLYSETVDGYFETIISALDELDIPFRKPGWVVGLGTDGSTMLSCRGGLVEKLQEIIPQLLPVHCVAHRLHLAVVDACGGIDLVKKCDRHIRTVFKFYQSSNKRLNELQEGAAPLEQEIIRLKDLNAVRWVASKRRTLHALIVSWPALARHLQSVAEAGGQVGHRARGMLKLMKGFHFVKFCHFLLDFLSVYRPLSEVCQKEIVLITEVNSTLGRAYVALETLRHQAGPKEEEFNAGFRDGRLHGIFLDRMEMAEQRFQADRERMILTGTQYLQQRFDVDRPPQLKNMEVFDAVAWPSGVELAGFGNDDILALARYFELSLPPGYSEEALLEEWLGLKAIAKNLPFSMLCRNALAQGCRFPLLSRLVAVVVCVPVSTSCCERGFSAMNRIRTDERTKLSNEVINMLMMTAVNGVAVTEYNPQPAIQHWYLTSSGRRFSHVYTCAQVPPRSHTRAGLRKEKMGALRVEEAVTQKPPIPSYREPVEVLTDCILEPRHGLLCPHPSQEALGCPDKALL
- the ZNF862 gene encoding zinc finger protein 862 isoform X3, whose product is MLLSQQQKELCGSGKLVAPLGMDSCSLPHCLNLGKSKMGFIEEMDMQSPAREAGLYLPPQKKACPSHFSSEVGSIQGDCTGRSRKPLRPRSIQKSWFAQFPWLVVNEERTALFCSACREYPSVRDKRSRLIEGYTGPFKVETLKYHAKSKAHVLCVKALAARDPSWAARFRSIRDVSREVLASPGHLFTADYPIFYPPGPLGVYDNMAQLLPSSRAALEAPGGSGAMPALYLDGIPDFRQKEIADDIRSSPDVTILCHDSAEPRGQDPSEEGLFEEVPVVFEDVAVYFTREEWGTLDKQQKELYRDVMRMNYELSASLGPAAAKPDLISKLERRAAPWIKDPDGPKWGKGRPPGKKTTVAVREAHTQASAVESALLPAPAMETCTSSCNPRLCEVEADGRRKIKRTYRPRSIQRSWFGQFPWLVIDPKETKLFCSACKERPSLHDRSSRLVRGYTGPFKVETLKYHEVSKAHKLCVNTLEVKEDTPQAALVPEISSDLMADMEHFFNAAYSIAYHSRPLNDFEKILQLLQSTGTMILGKYRNRTACTQFIKYISETLKKEILEDVRNSPCVSVLLDSAIDTSDQSCVGIYIRYFKGMEVKESYITLAPLYSETVDGYFETIISALDELDIPFRKPGWVVGLGTDGSTMLSCRGGLVEKLQEIIPQLLPVHCVAHRLHLAVVDACGGIDLVKKCDRHIRTVFKFYQSSNKRLNELQEGAAPLEQEIIRLKDLNAVRWVASKRRTLHALIVSWPALARHLQSVAEAGGQVGHRARGMLKLMKGFHFVKFCHFLLDFLSVYRPLSEVCQKEIVLITEVNSTLGRAYVALETLRHQAGPKEEEFNAGFRDGRLHGIFLDRMEMAEQRFQADRERMILTGTQYLQQRFDVDRPPQLKNMEVFDAVAWPSGVELAGFGNDDILALARYFELSLPPGYSEEALLEEWLGLKAIAKNLPFSMLCRNALAQGCRFPLLSRLVAVVVCVPVSTSCCERGFSAMNRIRTDERTKLSNEVINMLMMTAVNGVAVTEYNPQPAIQHWYLTSSGRRFSHVYTCAQVPPRSHTRAGLRKEKMGALRVEEAVTQKPPIPSYREPVEVLTDCILEPRHGLLCPHPSQEALGCPDKALL